Proteins co-encoded in one Erinaceus europaeus chromosome 2, mEriEur2.1, whole genome shotgun sequence genomic window:
- the TSEN34 gene encoding tRNA-splicing endonuclease subunit Sen34 isoform X1, whose translation MLVVEVANGRSLVWGAEAVQALRERLGVGGRTVGALPRGPRQNSRLGLPLLLMPEEARLLAEIGAVTLVSAPRPDPRQHSLALASFKRQQEQGFQEQSTLAAEARESRRQELLEKIAEGRAAKKQKLEQGAADRESPAAGESQAAAESQTSGETPAARTTEMGARPDPAEPEEAAQGSSSPQPGPSNGVAPLPRSALLVQLATARPRPVKARPLDWRVQSPDWPHAGRPAHELRYSIYRDLWERGFFLSAAGKFGGDFLVYPGDPLRFHAHYIAQCWAPEDDIPLQDLVSAGRLGTSVKKTLLLCSPQPDGKVAYTSLQWASLQ comes from the exons ATGCTGGTGGTGGAGGTGGCGAACGGCCGCTCCCTGGTGTGGGGGGCCGAGGCGGTGCAGGCCTTGCGGGAGCGCCTGGGCGTGGGGGGCCGCACGGTGGGCGCTCTGCCCCGGGGCCCCCGCCAGAACTCGCGCCTGGGCCTCCCGCTGCTGCTGATGCCCGAGGAGGCGCGGCTCCTGGCCGAGATCGGTGCCGTGACCCTGGTCAGCGCCCCGCGCCCGGACCCCCGCCAGCACAGCCTG GCTCTGGCATCCTTCAAGCGTCAGCAGGAGCAGGGCTTCCAGGAACAAAGCACCTTGGCGGCTGAGGCCCGGGAGAGCAGGCGGCAGGAGCTGCTGGAGAAGATCGCAGAAGGCCGGGCGGCCAAGAAGCAGAAGCTGGAACAGGGCGCCGCGGACCGGGAGAGCCCGGCTGCGGGCGAGAGCCAAGCCGCTGCTGAGAGCCAGACCTCCGGGGAGACCCCGGCTGCCAGGACTACAGAGATGGGTGCTAGGCCCGATCCTGCGGAGCCCGAGGAAGCGGCTCAGG GCTCCTCATCACCCCAGCCGGGACCTTCGAACGGGGTGGCCCCCTTGCCCAGGTCTGCCCTTCTGGTCCAGCTGGCCACCGCGCGCCCTCGGCCCGTCAAGGCGAGGCCCCTGGACTGGCGCGTCCAGTCCCCGGACTGGCCACACGCCGGCCGGCCGGCCCACGAGCTGCGCTACAGCATCTACCGGGACCTGTGGGAGCGGGGCTTCTTCCTCAGCGCTGCCGGCAAGTTCGGGGGCGACTTCCTGGTTTACCCCG GTGACCCGCTCCGATTCCACGCCCACTACATCGCCCAGTGCTGGGCTCCCGAGGATGACATCCCCCTGCAGGACCTGGTCTCCGCGGGCCGCCTGGGCACCAGTGTCAAGAAGACGCTGCTGCTGTGTTCCCCGCAGCCCGACGGCAAGGTGGCCTACACCTCCCTGCAGTGGGCCAGCCTGCAGTGA
- the TSEN34 gene encoding tRNA-splicing endonuclease subunit Sen34 isoform X2 gives MLVVEVANGRSLVWGAEAVQALRERLGVGGRTVGALPRGPRQNSRLGLPLLLMPEEARLLAEIGAVTLVSAPRPDPRQHSLALASFKRQQEQGFQEQSTLAAEARESRRQELLEKIAEGRAAKKQKLEQGAADRESPAAGESQAAAESQTSGETPAARTTEMGARPDPAEPEEAAQGSSSPQPGPSNGVAPLPRSALLVQLATARPRPVKARPLDWRVQSPDWPHAGRPAHELRYSIYRDLWERGFFLSAAGKFGGDFLVYPGPGFKLSTTSTSHS, from the exons ATGCTGGTGGTGGAGGTGGCGAACGGCCGCTCCCTGGTGTGGGGGGCCGAGGCGGTGCAGGCCTTGCGGGAGCGCCTGGGCGTGGGGGGCCGCACGGTGGGCGCTCTGCCCCGGGGCCCCCGCCAGAACTCGCGCCTGGGCCTCCCGCTGCTGCTGATGCCCGAGGAGGCGCGGCTCCTGGCCGAGATCGGTGCCGTGACCCTGGTCAGCGCCCCGCGCCCGGACCCCCGCCAGCACAGCCTG GCTCTGGCATCCTTCAAGCGTCAGCAGGAGCAGGGCTTCCAGGAACAAAGCACCTTGGCGGCTGAGGCCCGGGAGAGCAGGCGGCAGGAGCTGCTGGAGAAGATCGCAGAAGGCCGGGCGGCCAAGAAGCAGAAGCTGGAACAGGGCGCCGCGGACCGGGAGAGCCCGGCTGCGGGCGAGAGCCAAGCCGCTGCTGAGAGCCAGACCTCCGGGGAGACCCCGGCTGCCAGGACTACAGAGATGGGTGCTAGGCCCGATCCTGCGGAGCCCGAGGAAGCGGCTCAGG GCTCCTCATCACCCCAGCCGGGACCTTCGAACGGGGTGGCCCCCTTGCCCAGGTCTGCCCTTCTGGTCCAGCTGGCCACCGCGCGCCCTCGGCCCGTCAAGGCGAGGCCCCTGGACTGGCGCGTCCAGTCCCCGGACTGGCCACACGCCGGCCGGCCGGCCCACGAGCTGCGCTACAGCATCTACCGGGACCTGTGGGAGCGGGGCTTCTTCCTCAGCGCTGCCGGCAAGTTCGGGGGCGACTTCCTGGTTTACCCCG gtcccgggttcaagctcagCACCACCAGCACCAGCCACAGCTGA
- the RPS9 gene encoding small ribosomal subunit protein uS4, whose translation MPVARSWVCRKTYVTPRRPFEKSRLDQELKLIGEYGLRNKREVWRVKFTLAKIRKAARELLTLDEKDPRRLFEGNALLRRLVRIGVLDEGKMKLDYILGLKIEDFLERRLQTQVFKLGLAKSIHHARVLIRQRHIRVRKQVVNIPSFIVRLDSQKHIDFSLRSPYGGGRPGRVKRKNAKKGQGGAGAGEDEEED comes from the exons ATGCCGGTGGCCCGCAGCTGGGTGTGTCGCAAGACCTACGTGACCCCGCGGAGGCCCTTCGAGAAGTCGCGCCTCGACCAGGAGCTGAAGCTGATCG GCGAGTACGGGCTCCGCAACAAGCGCGAGGTGTGGAGGGTCAAGTTCACGCTGGCCAAGATCCGCAAGGCGGCCCGCGAGCTGCTCACGCTGGACGAGAAGGACCCGCGGCGCCTGTTCGAAG gcaatgcCCTGCTGCGACGCCTGGTCCGCATCGGGGTGCTGGACGAGGGCAAGATGAAGCTGGATTACATCCTGGGCCTGAAGATCGAGGACTTCCTGGAGAGGCGTCTGCAGACCCAGGTCTTCAAGCTGGGCCTGGCCAAGTCCATCCACCACGCCCGCGTGCTGATCCGCCAGCGCCACATCAG GGTCCGCAAGCAGGTGGTGAACATCCCGTCCTTCATTGTCCGCCTGGACTCGCAGAAGCACATTGACTTCTCCCTGCGCTCCCCCTACGGCGGCGGGCGGCCCGGCCGCGTGAAGAGGAAGAACGCCAAGAAGGGTCAGGGCGGTGCGGGCGCCggcgaggacgaggaggaggactaA